The genomic window ATTCTTCTGCGATTTCCCCTTCTTGACCTTGTGGTAGTCCGCGTAGGTAAGAGGCGTGCCCTCTTTGACAATCTCCGCAGACTGCACCTCGCCGACAAAGAGCCTGTGGGTATGGACGTCCGCGGCATGGATCACCCTGGCATCGAGTACCGCCAGCGTCCAATCGAGAAAGAGAGGGCTCCCTGTCGGCCCCTCCTTCAGATTCACCGCGCTGCATTTGTCTTCATCACGACCGCACTTGAACCCGAACCGGCCGATATAGGTCATCGGCACCTCGTGTTCCAGCACACTGACGGAGAACACCCCGCTCTTTCCCACATATTCGGTGGTGAGATTGTCCTTGTGGAGACAGGTGGTCACGCAGAGCGGATCGCCGGTGATCTGCATCACTGCATTGGCGATCTGGGCGTTATGGTGACCCTGCCAGGTCGAACCGACCACATAGAGGCCGTAGGTCAGTCGAAACAGCGCCTTTACGTCAAGCTCCGGTACTGCACTCATTCCTTCCACCTCCCGAAGGATCTTGCCGAGCCAACGGCAAGGCGGGGCAGAGCCCATGCCCTACCCCGCCTTTCTTCCTTCGCCCTGTCTAGTCCTCTTCTTCGCGCTCTCCGAGCTTCCGGTCGAGCATAAAGAGACCGTTCCTGGACTCCTGCACCATCTTCAGCTGCTGGACCACCTCGTCCACCGAGGCCTCCTCCTCGACCTGCTCCTTGACAAACCACTGGAGGAATTCCTGTGTGGGATAGTCCCTTTCTTCATGGGCGATATCCAGCAGGCTGTGGATACGACCGGAGATGTACTGCTCATGCTCAAAGGCGTCCTCAAAGGCTTCAAGCGGCGAATTCCAGGATGTCTTGGGGCCATCGATGGGCTTGAGTTCCACCCTCGACCGCCTGTCGTTGATGTATCCATAGAACTTCATGGCGTGTTCCATCTCTTCGTTGGCCTGTGCCTTCATCCACTTCGCCATTCCCTGGAAACTGGCATCCTCCAGCCAGGAGGCCATGGAGAGATAGACATATGCGGAATGGAGTTCCGCATTGACCTGATCGTTCAGAGCGTCCCACAGCTTTTCACTGAGCATCACAGACTCCTCCTTCTGTACAGCAGGGATAGAATAGCTGCCGAAAGTATACCACGTACGGTGTTCGTAACGTTCCGACCTCGAGAAACTGTAATTATTATTTGTTTCAGGGGTACTATACCTGGAGCGTCTGCACCTGTCAAGCTGGGTCAGCCGTTCAGCGAAGCGGCGATGGCCCTGCCCGCAACCACCCCGCTGGCGGAGGCCTGGATCACGCCACGGGTGACACCGGCACCGTCGCCAGCAGCATAAAGCCCGGGAATGGAGGTTTCCAGAGAGCCGCTGAGGGAGAGCCTGAGGCTGTAGAACTTCACCTCCACACCGTACAGCAGGGTATGCGGCCCATCGACGCCGGGGATGATGGCATCAAGCGCTGCGAGCATCTCCCGGATCGCCGTGAGATGCCGGTAGGGCAGCACAAAGGAGAGATCGCCAGGCTCGGCCTCTTCCAGGGTCGGACGGACCAGGCCTCGA from Synergistales bacterium includes these protein-coding regions:
- a CDS encoding flavin reductase family protein, producing MSAVPELDVKALFRLTYGLYVVGSTWQGHHNAQIANAVMQITGDPLCVTTCLHKDNLTTEYVGKSGVFSVSVLEHEVPMTYIGRFGFKCGRDEDKCSAVNLKEGPTGSPLFLDWTLAVLDARVIHAADVHTHRLFVGEVQSAEIVKEGTPLTYADYHKVKKGKSQKNAPTAIFNDVKDL
- a CDS encoding ferritin — protein: MLSEKLWDALNDQVNAELHSAYVYLSMASWLEDASFQGMAKWMKAQANEEMEHAMKFYGYINDRRSRVELKPIDGPKTSWNSPLEAFEDAFEHEQYISGRIHSLLDIAHEERDYPTQEFLQWFVKEQVEEEASVDEVVQQLKMVQESRNGLFMLDRKLGEREEED